In Macadamia integrifolia cultivar HAES 741 chromosome 13, SCU_Mint_v3, whole genome shotgun sequence, one DNA window encodes the following:
- the LOC122060094 gene encoding probable glutathione S-transferase → MAEEVILLDFWPSVILLDFWPSLFGMRVRIALTGKGVSYEYRDENLQHKSPLLLQMNPVHKKIPVLVHNGKPICESLNIVQYVDEFWKDKSPLLPSDPYQRAQARFWADYTDKMIYNCIRGIYTGKGEEQEKAKKEFIEVLKVLEGELGEKPYFGGESFGFVDLSFVPFYSWFYAMEELGKFSIEEGCPKLVAWAQRCMEKDSVAKILPDQHKVFDFVLQLRKDFVKE, encoded by the exons ATGGCTGAAGAGGTAATTCTCTTGGATTTCTGGCCCAGCGTAATTCTCTTGGATTTCTGGCCCAGCCTTTTTGGGATGAGGGTGAGAATCGCCTTAACTGGGAAGGGTGTCAGCTATGAATACAGAGACGAGAATCTCCAACACAAGAGCCCACTTTTGCTGCAGATGAACCCAGTTCATAAGAAGATCCCTGTGTTAGTCCATAATGGCAAACCCATCTGTGAATCTCTCAACATTGTTCAATATGTTGATGAGTTTTGGAAGGACAAATCTCCTCTGTTGCCCTCTGATCCATACCAGAGAGCCCAGGCCAGGTTCTGGGCTGACTACACAGACAAGATG ATTTATAACTGCATAAGGGGAATCTACACTGGAAAGGGTGAAGAACAAGAGAAAGCTAAGAAGGAATTCATAGAGGTGTTGAAGGTTTTGGAAGGAGAGCTTGGAGAGAAGCCCTACTTTGGGGGTGagagttttgggtttgtggATCTAAGCTTTGTACCATTCTACAGCTGGTTTTACGCCATGGAGGAACTGGGGAAATTCAGCATTGAAGAGGGGTGCCCAAAACTGGTTGCATGGGCCCAGAGGTGTATGGAGAAGGATAGTGTGGCCAAGATCCTTCCTGACCAACACAAGGTCTTCGACTTCGTGCTACAACTGAGGAAGGATTTTGTTAAGGAGTAG
- the LOC122060112 gene encoding probable glutathione S-transferase parA gives MADEPVLLSYWPSSFGMRARIALEEKGISYQYREENLFEKSPFLLQMNPIHKKIPVLVHNRKPICESLIIVQYIDETWKDKSPLLPSDPYQRAQARFWADYIDKKVYNCIKGIWTTKGEEQEAGKKEFIEVMKLLEGELGGKLYFGGDSFGFLDLSLVPFYSWFYTVEKCGNFSIEAECPKLIAWAKKCMERESVAKSLPEPQKVYNFAMELKKKFGLE, from the exons ATGGCGGACGAGCCAGTTCTCTTGAGTTACTGGCCCAGCTCTTTCGGGATGAGAGCAAGAATCGCATTGGAAGAGAAGGGTATAAGCTACCAATACAGGGAAGAGAACCTATTCGAAAAGAGCCCTTTTCTGCTGCAAATGAACCCAATTCATAAGAAGATCCCTGTATTGGTCCATAATAGGAAACCCATCTGCGAATCCCTCATAATCGTTCAATACATTGATGAGACTTGGAAGGACAAATCTCCTCTGTTGCCTTCTGATCCTTACCAACGAGCCCAGGCCAGGTTCTGGGCAGATTACATTGACAAGAAG GTTTACAACTGTATAAAGGGAATATGGACTACAAAGGGAGAAGAGCAAGAGGCAGGTAAGAAGGAGTTCATAGAGGTCATGAAGCTTTTGGAAGGAGAGCTTGGAGGCAAACTTTACTTTGGTGGTGACAGTTTTGGGTTCTTGGATTTGAGCCTTGTGCCTTTCTACAGCTGGTTCTACACCGTGGAAAAATGTGGCAACTTCAGCATAGAAGCTGAGTGCCCAAAGCTGATTGCTTGGGCCAAGAAGTGCATGGAGAGGGAGAGTGTGGCCAAGTCCCTACCTGAGCCACAGAAGGTCTACAACTTCGCTATGGAACTCAAGAAGAAGTTTGGTTTAGAGTAG
- the LOC122059366 gene encoding ATP-dependent 6-phosphofructokinase 2-like, producing the protein MTDSHLKIPLPNTTSRGRQPEKLNQLIESLSFPSLNPQLQKLSHLSGYLQNLPTFTNPLDHNQYYHPIDGFYISSSDVVLRQILLNLSDTFPLSSPPPPVAYHRAGPRKHVFFDPSTVRAAIVTCGGLCPGLNTVIRELVVGLWDLYGVRQIFGVMAGYRGFYSMEPIRLHPKLVHDWHMRGGTILETSRGGFDLHKIVDAIESRRFNQVYIIGGDGTMRGAVAIFDEICHRKLNVAVVGIPKTVDNDVGIIDRSFGFQTAVEMAQQAIHAAHVEAESAVNGIGLVKLMGRSTGHIVLHATLSSRDVDCCLIPENDFYLEEKGGLFEFLEQRLKENGHAVVVVAEGAGQDLIPRTASQKEEKDESGNPVFLDVGVWLKSELKRWWDRDHPGELFTVKYIDPTYMIRAVPANATDNLYCTLLAHSAIHGVMAGYTGFVTGPINGIYAYIPVTEVANAKNVVDIKDNKWAWVRSVTNQPNFVKS; encoded by the exons ATGACTGATTCCCATTTGAAAATCCCTCTTCCCAATACCACCTCCCGCGGCAGACAGCCGGAGAAGCTGAACCAACTAATCGAAAGCCTCTCTTTTCCATCTCTGAACCCTCAACTTCAAAAATTATCCCACCTCTCCGGCTACCTGCAAAACCTTCCGACCTTCACAAACCCTTTGGACCACAACCAATACTACCACCCCATTGACGGATTCTACATCTCTTCTTCGGATGTCGTTCTTCGTCAAATTCTCTTGAATCTCTCCGATACCTTCCCTTTAtcttctcctccccctcctGTTGCTTATCACCGCGCAGGCCCTCGTAAGCACGTCTTCTTCGATCCTTCCACCGTCCGAGCGGCAATCGTCACCTGCGGCGGACTCTGCCCTGGCTTGAATACAGTAATCAGGGAGCTGGTGGTGGGATTGTGGGACCTTTACGGTGTGCGTCAGATTTTCGGTGTCATGGCTGGTTACCGAGGATTCTATTCCATGGAACCCATACGGCTTCATCCCAAGCTCGTGCATGACTGGCATATGAGGGGTGGTACCATCCTTGAGACCTCAAGAGGTGGCTTTGATCTACATAAGATCGTTGATGCCATCGAATCTCGCAGATTTAATCAG GTCTACATAATAGGTGGAGATGGCACAATGCGAGGTGCTGTGGCGATCTTCGATGAGATATGTCACCGGAAATTGAATGTAGCAGTTGTTGGGATCCCCAAGACTGTTGACAATGATGTTGGAATCATTGACAGATCGTTTGGGTTTCAGACGGCTGTGGAGATGGCCCAGCAAGCAATTCATGCAGCTCATGTGGAGGCCGAGAGTGCTGTTAATGGTATTGGCTTGGTGAAGCTAATGGGACGAAGTACAGGTCACATTGTCCTCCATGCTACATTAAGTAGCCGCGATGTGGATTGCTGTTTAATTCCAgagaatgatttttatttagaaGAGAAGGGAGGCCTTTTTGAATTCCTTGAACAGAGGCTAAAAGAGAATGGGCATGCTGTGGTAGTAGTAGCTGAAGGGGCGGGGCAGGATTTGATACCAAGAACAGCCTCacagaaggaagagaaagatgaGTCTGGCAATCCAGTGTTCTTGGATGTTGGGGTGTGGTTGAAATCGGAGCTGAAACGGTGGTGGGACAGAGACCATCCGGGGGAGCTATTCACGGTGAAGTACATAGACCCGACATATATGATTCGTGCGGTCCCTGCAAATGCTACAGATAACTTATATTGCACACTTCTGGCACACTCTGCAATTCATGGGGTTATGGCTGGTTATACAGGGTTCGTCACCGGACCTATCAATGGCATCTATGCATATATTCCTGTGACAGAGGTGGCAAATGCAAAGAATGTTGTTGATATAAAAGACAATAAGTGGGCATGGGTTAGATCAGTTACTAACCAGCCAAATTTTGTGAAGAGCTAG
- the LOC122058810 gene encoding glucan endo-1,3-beta-glucosidase 5-like, protein MAETNFCGAPLILLLLSTSSLVVVSVESAIGVNWGTVSSHRLAPSIVVDLLKENKIPKVKLFDADPNALSALMGTRIEVMVGIPNEMLSILSSSPNVADLWVRQKLSRYLVKGGVNIRYIAVGNEPFLTSYSGQFQSYVVPALLNLQQSLVKENLANFIKLVVPCNADAYESSLPSQGAFRPELTQIMTQLVSFLNSIGSPFVVNIYPFLSLYGNSDFPEDYAFFDGTSHSVTDGQNVYSNAFDGNFDTLVASLNRIGYGQMPIVIGEIGWPTDGVLSANLTAARAFNQGLVNHVLSNRGTPLRPGVPPMDVYLFGLLDEGAKSVLPGNFERHWGIFSFDGQAKYPLKLGLGSGLLKNAKDVQYFPSRWCVANPSMDLSGVANHFKLACSVADCTTLNSGGSCNGIGAKGKISYAFNSYYQLQKQNERSCDFDGLGMVTFLDPSVGECRFLVAVGDNSSGVRLHLEYISVWVLFLWVSMFLRLLGSL, encoded by the exons ATGGCGGAAACCAACTTTTGTGGAGCTCCTCTCATTCTTCTACTACTTTCGACCTCATCTCTAGTGGTGGTGTCAGTGGAATCCGCCATTGGTGTAAACTGGGGAACCGTCTCTTCTCACAGGTTAGCTCCTTCCATCGTCGTAGATCTTCTCAAGGAAAACAAGATACCCAAAGTGAAACTTTTTGATGCGGACCCAAATGCTCTTTCTGCTCTCATGGGAACTCGGATTGAGGTTATGGTGGGCATTCCGAACGAGATGTTGTCCATCTTAAGTTCTTCACCTAATGTTGCAGATTTGTGGGTTCGTCAGAAACTTTCCAGATATCTAGTTAAAGGTGGTGTTAATATCAG GTACATTGCAGTTGGGAATGAGCCATTCCTCACCAGCTATTCGGGTCAGTTCCAATCCTATGTTGTTCCTGCTCTGCTCAATCTACAGCAGTCGTTGGTGAAAGAGAATCTGGCAAACTTCATAAAGCTAGTAGTCCCTTGCAATGCGGATGCATACGAGTCTTCCCTTCCTTCACAAGGAGCATTCCGCCCTGAACTGACCCAAATCATGACTCAACTAGTTTCCTTCCTCAACTCAATTGGCTCCCCCTTTGTTGTCAACATCTATCCGTTTCTGAGCCTCTATGGAAACTCAGATTTCCCAGAAGACTACGCATTTTTTGATGGCACATCGCACTCTGTCACAGACGGGCAAAATGTTTATTCTAATGCTTTTGATGGAAATTTCGACACACTAGTAGCTTCTCTTAACAGGATTGGATATGGTCAGATGCCCATAGTCATTGGTGAGATCGGCTGGCCGACAGATGGTGTTCTGAGTGCAAATCTCACCGCTGCTAGGGCTTTCAACCAAGGCCTCGTAAATCATGTCCTGAGTAACAGAGGAACCCCTCTGAGACCAGGTGTTCCACCAATGGATGTTTATCTCTTCGGCCTTCTTGACGAAGGTGCAAAGAGCGTTCTTCCTGGGAACTTTGAGAGGCACTGGGGAATATTTTCCTTTGATGGTCAGGCTAAGTACCCTCTGAAACTTGGCTTGGGCAGTGGATTATTGAAGAATGCAAAGGATGTTCAGTACTTCCCATCAAGGTGGTGTGTTGCAAACCCGTCAATGGATCTTTCAGGCGTGGCCAACCATTTCAAACTTGCTTGCAGTGTTGCAGATTGCACGACACTCAATTCTGGAGGATCGTGCAATGGAATTGGAGCTAAGGGGAAAATCTCATATGCCTTCAACAGTTATTATCAGCTACAAAAGCAGAATGAACGTAGTTGTGATTTTGATGGGCTTGGTATGGTCACATTCCTTGATCCTTCAGTTGGTGAATGCAGGTTCCTTGTTGCGGTCGGTGACAATAGTTCAGGTGTTAGACTACATCTTGAATATATTTCTGTCTGGGTTTTGTTTTTGTGGGTGTCTATGTTTCTAAGACTTTTAGGTTCTCTGTGA
- the LOC122059981 gene encoding uncharacterized protein At4g26485-like: MEYTVTTMEEEEEEEEEHEEEEEEEEGDIPIVKWIKHYSSSHRILLVGEGDFSFSLCLARAFGSATNMVATSLDTQDDLASKYSYGIGNVRELEERGCLVLHGVDATKMSQHYFLRTQRFDRIVYNFPHVGFLYREASYCQIQLNKKLVKGFMENAQVLLKAKGEIHVSHKMGEPYNKWDLVQKAQKRGLFLHEAVPFCKEDYPDYGNKRAHGSRPDAPFLLGECTTFKFILNNQSQKKQR; encoded by the exons ATGGAGTACACAGTGACcaccatggaagaagaagaagaagaagaagaagaacatgaagaagaggaggaagaggaagagggtgaTATACCCATTGTAAAATGGATAAAACATTACTCAAGCTCCCACAGAATCTTGCTTGTAGGAGAAGGagacttctccttctctctttgtCTGGCTAGGGCTTTCGGTTCTGCCACCAACATGGTTGCTACATCCCTTGACACTCAAG ATGATCTGGCAAGCAAGTATAGCTATGGAATAGGGAATGTGAGAGAGCTAGAAGAGAGGGGTTGCTTGGTCTTGCATGGAGTCGATGCAACCAAGATGAGCCAACACTATTTTCTCAGGACTCAGAGGTTCGATCGCATCGTTTACAACTTCCCTCATGTGGGTTTCCTCTATCGTGAAGCTAGTTACTGCCAGATCCA GTTGAACAAAAAGTTGGTGAAGGGGTTCATGGAGAATGCCCAGGTGCTATTGAAGGCGAAAGGAGAGATCCATGTGTCCCATAAGATGGGAGAACCCTACAACAAATGGGATTTGGTCCAGAAAGCACAGAAGAGGGGTCTCTTCCTCCATGAGGCCGTTCCCTTCTGCAAGGAGGACTACCCTGATTATGGCAACAAGAGGGCGCATGGCAGCCGCCCTGATGCACCTTTCCTTCTAGGTGAGTGCACTACTTTCAAGTTCATCCTCAATAACCAAAGCCAAAAGAAACAGAGATAG
- the LOC122059980 gene encoding E3 ubiquitin-protein ligase RGLG2-like yields the protein MGGRQSTAHFNPDDLFYYEPPSIQTSSAYPSYASNRMESDIIRKSQSRYTKIADNYNSLEQVTDALAQAGLESSNLIVGIDFTKSNEWTGSRSFNRRSLHHLGESPNPYEQAINIIGRALSDFDEDNLIPCFGFGDASTHDQEVFSFYPDDRPCNGFEEALLRYRELVPHLRLAGPTSFAPIIETAVGIVENSGGQYHVLMIIADGQVTRSVDTGNGQLSPQERDTINAIVNASKYPLSIVLVGVGDGPWDLMEQFDDNIPSRAFDNFQFVNFTELMSRNIPNSKKEAEFALAALMEIPSQYKATLELHLLGCRRGTPGRIPLPPPNYGSVNSSSKYSSSNSFEQSVGYHHRTYSPPPPEHAPRNHQICPECRSAAKDLAFGCGHQTCYGCGKDMAFCPICRIHITTRIRLY from the exons ATGGGAGGGAGACAGTCAACAGCACATTTCAACCCTGATGATCTATTTTATTATGAACCACCATCAATTCAGACTTCTTCAGCCTACCCCTCGTATGCAAGTAACCGCATGGAATCAGATATAATAAGAAAATCACAGAGTAGGTACACGAAGATTGCTGACAACTACAACTCCCTTGAGCAG GTGACAGACGCTCTTGCTCAAGCTGGTCTGGAATCTTCCAATCTCATTGTTGGCATTGACTTTACAAAGAGCAATGAATGGACAGGTTCAAGATCTTTTAACCGTAGAAGCCTGCATCACCTGGGAGAGTCTCCTAACCCCTATGAACAGGCGATAAACATCATAGGAAGGGCACTTTCCGATTTTGACGAGGATAACCTCATACCCTGTTTTGGCTTTGGAGATG CATCAACACATGATCAGGAGGTGTTCAGTTTTTATCCAGATGATAGGCCTTGTAATGGCTTTGAGGAAGCACTTTTGCGATATAGGGAATTAGTTCCACATCTTCGGCTAGCTG GACCAACTTCCTTTGCCCCAATAATAGAAACTGCTGTCGGAATTGTGGAGAATAGTGGCGGTCAGTATCATGTTCTTATGATCATTGCTGATGGACAG GTAACACGAAGTGTTGACACAGGAAATGGCCAACTAAGTCCACAAGAGCGTGATACAATTAACGCAATAGTGAACGCAAG CAAATACCCATTGTCAATTGTTTTGGTTGGCGTCGGTGATGGCCCTTGGGACCTGATGGAGCAGTTTGATGACAATATTCCCTCTCGAGCATTTGATAATTTTCAG TTTGTAAATTTTACAGAGCTCATGTCAAGAAACATTCCCAACTCTAAAAAGGAGGCAGAATTTGCTCTGGCAGCTCTGATGGAAATACCATCGCAGTACAAAGCAACATTAGAGCTCCATCTCCTGGG TTGTCGGAGGGGGACCCCAGGGAGGATTCCTCTCCCTCCCCCAAATTATGGTTCAGTAAATTCTAGTTCGAAGTACTCAAGTTCAAACAGCTTTGAGCAGAGTGTTGGATATCACCACAGGACATATTCTCCTCCTCCACCTGAACATGCTCCACGCAACCATCAG ATCTGTCCCGAGTGTAGAAGTGCTGCCAAAGATCTTGCATTTGGATGTGGCCATCAG ACATGCTATGGATGTGGCAAAGATATGGCTTTCTGTCCCATTTGCAGAATCCATATAACCACAAGGATAAGGCTATATTAA
- the LOC122060194 gene encoding probable glutathione S-transferase: MAEKVVTLLDFWPSPYGMRCRIALAEKGINYEYKEEDLRQKSPLLLQMNPIHKKIPVFIHNGNPICESLNIVQYIDETWKDTSPLLPSDPYQRAQSKFWGDFVDKNAFEVGSKIWQTIGEEQEAAKKGFMECLKLLEEELGDKPFFGGETIGFVDVSLIPLYCWFPGYESCGRFSIEGACPNVISWAKRCMEKESVSKSFPEPQKIYEFVMHLRKVWTE; this comes from the exons ATGGCTGAGAAGGTGGTGACTCTTCTGGACTTCTGGCCTAGCCCATATGGGATGAGATGCAGAATCGCCTTGGCAGAAAAAGGCATCAACTATGAGTACAAAGAAGAAGATCTCAGGCAAAAGAGCCCTTTGCTTCTCCAGATGAACCCTATTCATAAGAAGATCCCTGTCTTCATTCATAATGGAAACCCCATCTGTGAATCACTGAACATTGTTCAATACATTGATGAGACTTGGAAGGATACATCTCCCCTGCTGCCTTCTGATCCTTACCAGCGAGCTCAATCCAAGTTTTGGGGCGATTTTGTCGACAAAAAT GCATTTGAAGTGGGATCAAAGATATGGCAGACCATAGGAGAAGAGCAAGAGGCAGCGAAGAAGggttttatggaatgcttgaaATTGTTGGAAGAGGAGCTTGGTGACAAGCCTTTCTTTGGGGGTGAGACCATTGGGTTTGTGGATGTGAGCCTTATCCCCCTCTACTGCTGGTTCCCTGGCTATGAGAGTTGTGGGAGATTCAGCATTGAAGGTGCTTGTCCAAACGTGATTTCTTGGGCCAAGAGGTGCATGGAGAAGGAGAGTGTGTCCAAATCGTTTCCTGAGCCTCAGAAGATTTATGAATTCGTTATGCATCTCAGGAAGGTTTGGACTGAGTGA